AGACGAAGACGCCGTCGACCAACGGCGGCCCGTGGGTGACCCTGGACCTGACCCGCAGCGGGAGCAAGGAAATGCTCAGCGCCCGCGCCTACGCCAACTCGGGCTCGCCGAGCATCGCGGCCACCGACCTCGCGCCGCTGCGGAACAAGTGGATCACCATCGAGTGGACGTTCACGCCGGGTTCGAAGGGCAAGGCCGCCTGCGTCATCCGCGACGGCGCCGGCTCCGGCGCGCCGGTCGCCGCACAGGGCAGCATGACGAGCGTGAACATCCCCGACCAGGGCGACTACGTCCGCCCGAAGTGGGGGATCTACCGCTCGGTCCAGAGCGCCTCGTCCGACATCCTCGACACCTACCTGCTGTTCCGGAACTACACGGCGGCCCGCAAGTAGGTGCGCGTTCGCGCGACCAGGGTGACACTGGCGGCATGAAGGTCGTCGACGGGCAGCGTGGTGCGTACCGTCCATCGACGACCCCGTCGACCGTGCCGTCGGCGCTGCGGCGCGGTCCGTTGCTGGTCACGGCCGTCTTCGCGGCTCTCGGCGGCGCGGTGATCCCGGCGGCCGCCTTGCCCGCGCTGTGGCGGGTCTGGCAGCTGTACGCGATGCTGTTCGGCGCGGTGGCCGCCGTCGGGATCGTCACCGCCGTCGCGGTGCTCGGGTGGCCGGCCCGCAAGACGGCGCACTTCGGCGCGCTCGCGGCGGCCGGGGCGCTCGTCCTGTGGACGGTCAGCCGTCCGCTCGGCCTGCTGACGCGGTTCGATCCCTGGCAGCCGGCGGACACCGTGGCCGGCTTCACCGACTACGCGGCCGCCGGGCTGCAAGTTGTCGCGGTGTCGGGCTTTCTCGTCGTGGCCCGGCGCCGGGCGCACCCGTGGCCCTCCGCGGCGCGGCGGGTGACGGCGTGGATCGTGCTGTTCCCGGTGCTCGCGGCGGTGCTCGGGACCGGCGTGGCGGGCGCCGTCGCGGCCGGCGACAGCGGCACCGGGCCCGCCACGTCGACGTTGCTCGACGCCGGCCCCGGCACCTTCGAGTACTGCCGTCCCGACGGGGTTCCGCTGGCCATGGACGTCTACCGGCAGCGGACGGGCGGGCCGCCGTCGCCGGTGGTGCTGTTCCTGCACGGCGGCGGGCTCGTTCTCGGCAACCGCAAGCCCACGGGCCCGGGCGCGCTGCTCGCCGGCCCGCGGTCCGGGCCGCTGCGGGACGAACTGGTGGCCCGCGGGTTCGCCGTCGCCTCGATCGACTTCCGCCTCGCGCCCGCCGCGCCGTGGCCGGCCCCGCTGACCGACGCCCGGTGCGCGGTCCGGTTCCTCAAGGCCAACGCGGCCGCGCTGGCCGTCGACCCGGCCCGGATCGCGGTGGCGGGCACCGGCACGGGCGGCACGCTGGCGTCGCTGCTCGGCGTCGCGCGCGGTCCGGACACCGGCCAGTACCCGGGGCAGGACAGCACGGTCCGGGCGGTGGCGGCGCTGTCGGCTCCCGCGGACTTCGGCCTCGCGGGCCTCGACCCGCTCAGCCGCGCGTCCGTGCTGATGGCACTGGGCCGCTCGCCGGCGACGCTTCGCGAGGCGAGCCCGCTGACGTACGCCGGTCCGGGCGCGCCCCCGTTCCTCATCGGCGACGGCGGCCGGAAGTCGGCCGAGTTCGCGGCCCGCCTGCGCGCCGCGGGAGTCCCGGTGACCGAAGGGGCGACGACCGACCGAGTGGTCGGGGAGTTCCTGGCCACGGCCGTGCGCTGATCGGGGCTTGACCTGGAGCGCGCTCCAGGTCCTAACGTGGTGGGCACGCCAACCATTTCAGGAGCATGCTTCATGGAACTCGGCTTCCACCTTCCCGTCTTCGACATCGACGGCGGCACCACCGCCATCGCCGGCGAGCTCGCCCGCGTGGGCGCCGCGGCGGAGGAATCCGGCGCGACCTGGTTGTCCTTCATGGACCACTACTTCCAGATCGAGCCGACCGGCCTCCCCGCCGAGTCGAACATGCTGGAGGGGTACACGACCCTCGGCTACCTCGCCGCGCACACGTCCCGGATCGACCTCGGCCTGCTCGTCACCGGCGTGACCTACCGGCACCCCGGGCTGCTCGCGAAGATCGTCACCACGCTCGACGTCCTCTCCGGCGGCCGGGCCGTCCTCGGCATCGGCGCCGCCTGGTTCGAGCGCGAGCACCAGGGGATGGGGGTGCCGTTCCCGCCGATCGCCGAGCGGTTCGAGCGGCTGGAGGAAACGCTGCAAATCTGCGGGCAGATG
This window of the Amycolatopsis balhimycina FH 1894 genome carries:
- a CDS encoding LLM class F420-dependent oxidoreductase, whose translation is MELGFHLPVFDIDGGTTAIAGELARVGAAAEESGATWLSFMDHYFQIEPTGLPAESNMLEGYTTLGYLAAHTSRIDLGLLVTGVTYRHPGLLAKIVTTLDVLSGGRAVLGIGAAWFEREHQGMGVPFPPIAERFERLEETLQICGQMWDPENNGPFEGKHYSLAETLCSPQPIHRPKVLIGGGGERKTLRLVAQYGDACNLFGSSPEDVAHKLDVLRGHCDDLGRDYDAIRKTILANNPRPAPDTRDEFVRAMADYAKLGVQTVIVTPTTGSPAAWIEGMAPAVPQLADLG
- a CDS encoding alpha/beta hydrolase, translating into MKVVDGQRGAYRPSTTPSTVPSALRRGPLLVTAVFAALGGAVIPAAALPALWRVWQLYAMLFGAVAAVGIVTAVAVLGWPARKTAHFGALAAAGALVLWTVSRPLGLLTRFDPWQPADTVAGFTDYAAAGLQVVAVSGFLVVARRRAHPWPSAARRVTAWIVLFPVLAAVLGTGVAGAVAAGDSGTGPATSTLLDAGPGTFEYCRPDGVPLAMDVYRQRTGGPPSPVVLFLHGGGLVLGNRKPTGPGALLAGPRSGPLRDELVARGFAVASIDFRLAPAAPWPAPLTDARCAVRFLKANAAALAVDPARIAVAGTGTGGTLASLLGVARGPDTGQYPGQDSTVRAVAALSAPADFGLAGLDPLSRASVLMALGRSPATLREASPLTYAGPGAPPFLIGDGGRKSAEFAARLRAAGVPVTEGATTDRVVGEFLATAVR